A window from Camelus dromedarius isolate mCamDro1 chromosome 9, mCamDro1.pat, whole genome shotgun sequence encodes these proteins:
- the SLC12A3 gene encoding solute carrier family 12 member 3 isoform X5: MGPQVIRVPHLGSLIGSLRVLLLHTPSWGLAADVCCPQTQKSLSRTQGLCVPPFSAEPAQAPSPRPGCYLGDQLVSRTLVGTCSVFHPIQGPCSPAVAGLGRPPGLLPALGPAYKTTLCVPTDPGPLPTPRATMAELPVSETPRDPALCSGRFTISTLLGGDEPPPPAAYDNSHPSHLTHGSTFYMRTFGYNTIDVVPAYEHYANSTLPGEPRKVRPTLADLHSFLKQEGSHLHALAFDSRPNREMTDGLVEDETGTNGEKNPEEPVRFGWVKGVMIRCMLNIWGVILYLRLPWITAQAGIVLTWIIILLSVMVTSITGLSISAISTNGKVKSGGTYFLISRSLGPELGGSIGLIFAFANAVGVAMHTVGFAETVRDLLQEYGSPIVDPTNDIRIIGVVTVTVLLAISLAGMEWESKAQVLFFLVIMVSFANYLVGTLIPPSEDKASKGFFSYRGDIFVQNLVPDWRGMDGSFFGMFSIFFPSATGILAGANISGDLKDPAVAIPKGTLMAIFWTTVSYLAISATIGACVVRDASGVLNDTVTPGSGACEGLACGYGWNFTECTQQHSCRYGLINYYQTMSMVSGFAPLITAGIFGATLSSALACLVSAAKVFQCLCLDQLYPLIGFFGKGYGKNKEPVRGYLLAYAIAVAFIIIAELNTIAPIISNFFLCSYALINFSCFHASITNSPGWRPSFRYYSKWAALFGAVISVVIMFLLTWWAALIAIGVVLFLLLYVIYKKPEVNWGSSVQAGSYNLALSYSVGLNEVEDHIKNYRPQCLVLTGPPNFRPALVDFVGTFTRNLSLMICGHVLIGPHKQRMPELQLIANGHTRWLNKRKIKAFYSDVIAEDLRSGVQILMQAAGIGRMKPNILVVGFKKNWQSAHPATVEDYIGILHDAFDFNYGVCVMRMREGLNISKVMQAHINPVFDPAEDGKEASTGRARSSVSGTLDPEALVWEEQASTIFQSEQGKKTIDIYWLFDDGGLTLLIPYLLGRKKRWSKCKIRVFVGGQINRMDQERKAIISLLSKFRLGFHEVHVLPDINQKPRAEHIKRFEDMIAPFRLNDGFKDEATVTEMRQDCPWKISDEEINKNRIKP; the protein is encoded by the exons ATGGGTCCTCAGGTCATCAGGGTCCCTCATCTAGGGTCCCTCATAGGGTCCCTAAGGGTCCTCTTGCTGCATACTCCTTCCTGGGGTTTGGCTGCAGATGTCTGTTGCCCCCAGACTCAGAAGAGCCTCTCTAGGACACAGGGGCTGTGTGTGCCACCCTTCTCCGCTGAGCCAGCCCAGGCTCCCAGTCCAAGGCCAGGCTGCTATCTCGGTGATCAGTTGGTAAGCAGGACATTAGTGGGCACGTGCTCTGTCTTCCACCCCATTCAGGGACCTTGCTCACCAGCCGTGGCTGGTTTGGGCCGacctcctggcctcctccctgctctgggcccagcCTATAAAACCACCCTGTGTGTCCCCACTGACCCTGGCCCCCTCCCGACACCCAGAGCCACTATGGCAGAGCTGCCAGTGTCGGAGACACCCAGGGACCCTGCTCTGTGCAGTGGGCGCTTCACCATCAGCACGTTGCTGGGGGGTGATGAGCCCCCACCACCGGCTGCCTATGACAACAGCCACCCCAGCCACCTGACCCATGGCAGCACCTTCTACATGCGCACCTTTGGCTACAACACTATCGACGTGGTGCCTGCCTACGAGCACTATGCCAACAGCACCCTGCCCGGTGAGCCTCGTAAGGTCCGGCCCACGCTGGCCGATCTGCATTCCTTCCTCAAG CAGGAAGGCAGCCACCTGCACGCCCTGGCCTTTGACAGCCGGCCCAACCGTGAGATGACTGATGGGCTGGTGGAGGATGAGACAGGCACCAATGGCGAGAAGAACCCTGAGGAGCCCGTGCGCTTTGGCTGGGTCAAGGGAGTGATG atcCGTTGCATGCTCAATATCTGGGGTGTGATCCTCTACCTGCGGCTCCCCTGGATCACGGCCCAGGCGGGCATTG TCCTGACCTGGATCATCATCCTGCTCTCAGTCATGGTGACCTCCATCACTGGCCTCTCCATCTCGGCCATCTCCACCAATGGCAAAGTCAAGTCAG GTGGTACCTACTTCCTCATCTCCCGGAGTCTTGGCCCAGAGCTTGGGGGCTCCATCGGCCTCATTTTTGCTTTCGCCAACGCTGTGGGTGTGGCCATGCACACTGTGGGCTTCGCAGAGACAGTGCGGGACCTGCTCCAG gagtaTGGCTCACCCATCGTGGACCCCACCAATGACATCCGCATCATCGGCGTGGTCACCGTCACTGTGCTGCTGGCCATCTCCCTGGCTGGCATGGAGTGGGAGTCCAAG GCCCAGGTGCTCTTCTTCCTCGTCATCATGGTCTCTTTTGCCAACTACCTGGTGGGGACGCTGATCCCCCCATCCGAGGACAAGGCCTCCAAAGGCTTCTTCAGCTACCGGG GGGACATTTTTGTCCAGAACCTGGTGCCTGACTGGCGGGGCATGGACGGCAGCTTCTTTGGGATGTTCTCCATCTTCTTCCCTTCAGCCACGGGCATCCTTGCAGGAGCCAACATCTCCGGGGACCTCAAG gacccTGCTGTAGCCATCCCCAAGGGAACGCTCATGGCCATTTTCTGGACCACTGTCTCCTACCTGGCCATCTCGGCCACCATTG gtGCCTGTGTGGTTCGCGACGCCTCCGGGGTCCTGAATGACACGGTGACTCCTGGCTCGGGGGCCTGCGAGGGGCTGGCCTGTGGCTACGGCTGGAACTTTACCGAGTGCACCCAGCAGCACAGCTGCCGCTATGGCCTCATCAACTACTACCAG ACCATGAGCATGGTGTCAGGCTTTGCACCCCTGATCACCGCTGGCATCTTTGGGGCCACCCTCTCCTCAGCCCTGGCCTGTCTCGTCTCTGCCGCCAAAGTCTTCCAG TGCCTGTGTTTGGACCAGCTATACCCACTGATCGGCTTCTTCGGCAAAGGCTACGGCAAGAACAAGGAGCCAGTGCGCGGCTACCTGCTGGCCTACGCCATCGCTGTAGCCTTCATCATCATCG CTGAGCTCAACACCATCGCCCCCATCATCTCCAACTTCTTCCTGTGCTCCTACGCCCTCATCAACTTCAGCTGCTTCCATGCCTCCATCACCAACTCACCTG GGTGGAGACCCTCATTCCGATACTACAGCAAGTGGGCAGCACTGTTTGGAGCGGTCATCTCCGTGGTCATCATGTTCCTTCTCACCTGGTGGGCGGCCCTCATTGCCATCGGCGtcgtcctcttcctcctgctctacGTGATTTACAAGAAGCCAG AGGTGAACTGGGGCTCCTCGGTACAGGCCGGCTCCTACAACCTGGCCCTGAGCTACTCAGTGGGTCTCAATGAGGTGGAGGACCACATCAAGAACTACCG ccCTCAATGCCTGGTGCTCACGGGGCCCCCCAACTTCCGCCCAGCCCTGGTGGACTTTGTGGGTACCTTCACCCGAAACCTCAGCCTGATGATCTGTGGCCACGTGCTCATT GGACCCCACAAACAGAGGATGCCTGAGCTCCAGCTCATCGCCAACGGGCATACCAGGTGGCTGAACAAGAGGAAGATCAAGGCCTTCTACTCCGACGTCATTGCCGAGGACCTCCGCAGTGGTGTCCAGATTCTCATGCAG gCCGCAGGTATAGGGAGAATGAAGCCCAACATCCTGGTGGTCGGATTCAAGAAGAACTGGCAGTCAGCTCACCCGGCCACAGTGGAAGACTACATCGGCATTCTGCA TGATGCTTTTGATTTCAACTATGGTGTGTGTGTCATGAGGATGCGTGAGGGGCTTAACATCTCCAAGGTGATGCAGGCGCACA TTAACCCTGTATTTGACCCAGCGGAGGACGGCAAGGAAGCCAGcaccggcagggccaggtcatcTGTCTCTGGCACAT TGGATCCCGAGGCCCTGGTGTGGGAGGAGCAGGCCAGCACCATCTTCCAATCAGAGCAGGGCAAGAAGACCATTGACATCTACTGGCTGTTCGATGATGGAG GCCTCACCCTCCTCATCCCGTATCTCCTCGGTCGCAAGAAGAGATGGAGCAAATGCAAGATCCGCGTGTTCGTGGGAGGCCAGATCAACAGGATGGACCAGGAGAGAAAGGC AATCATTTCTCTGCTGAGCAAGTTCCGGCTGGGATTCCACGAAGTTCACGTCCTTCCTGACATCAACCAGAAGCCGCGGGCTGAGCA
- the SLC12A3 gene encoding solute carrier family 12 member 3 isoform X2, whose protein sequence is MGPQVIRVPHLGSLIGSLRVLLLHTPSWGLAADVCCPQTQKSLSRTQGLCVPPFSAEPAQAPSPRPGCYLGDQLVSRTLVGTCSVFHPIQGPCSPAVAGLGRPPGLLPALGPAYKTTLCVPTDPGPLPTPRATMAELPVSETPRDPALCSGRFTISTLLGGDEPPPPAAYDNSHPSHLTHGSTFYMRTFGYNTIDVVPAYEHYANSTLPGEPRKVRPTLADLHSFLKEGSHLHALAFDSRPNREMTDGLVEDETGTNGEKNPEEPVRFGWVKGVMIRCMLNIWGVILYLRLPWITAQAGIVLTWIIILLSVMVTSITGLSISAISTNGKVKSGGTYFLISRSLGPELGGSIGLIFAFANAVGVAMHTVGFAETVRDLLQEYGSPIVDPTNDIRIIGVVTVTVLLAISLAGMEWESKAQVLFFLVIMVSFANYLVGTLIPPSEDKASKGFFSYRGDIFVQNLVPDWRGMDGSFFGMFSIFFPSATGILAGANISGDLKDPAVAIPKGTLMAIFWTTVSYLAISATIGACVVRDASGVLNDTVTPGSGACEGLACGYGWNFTECTQQHSCRYGLINYYQTMSMVSGFAPLITAGIFGATLSSALACLVSAAKVFQCLCLDQLYPLIGFFGKGYGKNKEPVRGYLLAYAIAVAFIIIAELNTIAPIISNFFLCSYALINFSCFHASITNSPGWRPSFRYYSKWAALFGAVISVVIMFLLTWWAALIAIGVVLFLLLYVIYKKPEVNWGSSVQAGSYNLALSYSVGLNEVEDHIKNYRPQCLVLTGPPNFRPALVDFVGTFTRNLSLMICGHVLIGPHKQRMPELQLIANGHTRWLNKRKIKAFYSDVIAEDLRSGVQILMQAAGIGRMKPNILVVGFKKNWQSAHPATVEDYIGILHDAFDFNYGVCVMRMREGLNISKVMQAHINPVFDPAEDGKEASTGRARSSVSGTLDPEALVWEEQASTIFQSEQGKKTIDIYWLFDDGGLTLLIPYLLGRKKRWSKCKIRVFVGGQINRMDQERKAIISLLSKFRLGFHEVHVLPDINQKPRAEHIKRFEDMIAPFRLNDGFKDEATVTEMRQDCPWKISDEEINKNRIKSLRQVRLNEILLDYSRDAGLVIITLPVGRKGECPSSLYMAWLETLSQDLRPPVVLIRGNQENVLTFYCQ, encoded by the exons ATGGGTCCTCAGGTCATCAGGGTCCCTCATCTAGGGTCCCTCATAGGGTCCCTAAGGGTCCTCTTGCTGCATACTCCTTCCTGGGGTTTGGCTGCAGATGTCTGTTGCCCCCAGACTCAGAAGAGCCTCTCTAGGACACAGGGGCTGTGTGTGCCACCCTTCTCCGCTGAGCCAGCCCAGGCTCCCAGTCCAAGGCCAGGCTGCTATCTCGGTGATCAGTTGGTAAGCAGGACATTAGTGGGCACGTGCTCTGTCTTCCACCCCATTCAGGGACCTTGCTCACCAGCCGTGGCTGGTTTGGGCCGacctcctggcctcctccctgctctgggcccagcCTATAAAACCACCCTGTGTGTCCCCACTGACCCTGGCCCCCTCCCGACACCCAGAGCCACTATGGCAGAGCTGCCAGTGTCGGAGACACCCAGGGACCCTGCTCTGTGCAGTGGGCGCTTCACCATCAGCACGTTGCTGGGGGGTGATGAGCCCCCACCACCGGCTGCCTATGACAACAGCCACCCCAGCCACCTGACCCATGGCAGCACCTTCTACATGCGCACCTTTGGCTACAACACTATCGACGTGGTGCCTGCCTACGAGCACTATGCCAACAGCACCCTGCCCGGTGAGCCTCGTAAGGTCCGGCCCACGCTGGCCGATCTGCATTCCTTCCTCAAG GAAGGCAGCCACCTGCACGCCCTGGCCTTTGACAGCCGGCCCAACCGTGAGATGACTGATGGGCTGGTGGAGGATGAGACAGGCACCAATGGCGAGAAGAACCCTGAGGAGCCCGTGCGCTTTGGCTGGGTCAAGGGAGTGATG atcCGTTGCATGCTCAATATCTGGGGTGTGATCCTCTACCTGCGGCTCCCCTGGATCACGGCCCAGGCGGGCATTG TCCTGACCTGGATCATCATCCTGCTCTCAGTCATGGTGACCTCCATCACTGGCCTCTCCATCTCGGCCATCTCCACCAATGGCAAAGTCAAGTCAG GTGGTACCTACTTCCTCATCTCCCGGAGTCTTGGCCCAGAGCTTGGGGGCTCCATCGGCCTCATTTTTGCTTTCGCCAACGCTGTGGGTGTGGCCATGCACACTGTGGGCTTCGCAGAGACAGTGCGGGACCTGCTCCAG gagtaTGGCTCACCCATCGTGGACCCCACCAATGACATCCGCATCATCGGCGTGGTCACCGTCACTGTGCTGCTGGCCATCTCCCTGGCTGGCATGGAGTGGGAGTCCAAG GCCCAGGTGCTCTTCTTCCTCGTCATCATGGTCTCTTTTGCCAACTACCTGGTGGGGACGCTGATCCCCCCATCCGAGGACAAGGCCTCCAAAGGCTTCTTCAGCTACCGGG GGGACATTTTTGTCCAGAACCTGGTGCCTGACTGGCGGGGCATGGACGGCAGCTTCTTTGGGATGTTCTCCATCTTCTTCCCTTCAGCCACGGGCATCCTTGCAGGAGCCAACATCTCCGGGGACCTCAAG gacccTGCTGTAGCCATCCCCAAGGGAACGCTCATGGCCATTTTCTGGACCACTGTCTCCTACCTGGCCATCTCGGCCACCATTG gtGCCTGTGTGGTTCGCGACGCCTCCGGGGTCCTGAATGACACGGTGACTCCTGGCTCGGGGGCCTGCGAGGGGCTGGCCTGTGGCTACGGCTGGAACTTTACCGAGTGCACCCAGCAGCACAGCTGCCGCTATGGCCTCATCAACTACTACCAG ACCATGAGCATGGTGTCAGGCTTTGCACCCCTGATCACCGCTGGCATCTTTGGGGCCACCCTCTCCTCAGCCCTGGCCTGTCTCGTCTCTGCCGCCAAAGTCTTCCAG TGCCTGTGTTTGGACCAGCTATACCCACTGATCGGCTTCTTCGGCAAAGGCTACGGCAAGAACAAGGAGCCAGTGCGCGGCTACCTGCTGGCCTACGCCATCGCTGTAGCCTTCATCATCATCG CTGAGCTCAACACCATCGCCCCCATCATCTCCAACTTCTTCCTGTGCTCCTACGCCCTCATCAACTTCAGCTGCTTCCATGCCTCCATCACCAACTCACCTG GGTGGAGACCCTCATTCCGATACTACAGCAAGTGGGCAGCACTGTTTGGAGCGGTCATCTCCGTGGTCATCATGTTCCTTCTCACCTGGTGGGCGGCCCTCATTGCCATCGGCGtcgtcctcttcctcctgctctacGTGATTTACAAGAAGCCAG AGGTGAACTGGGGCTCCTCGGTACAGGCCGGCTCCTACAACCTGGCCCTGAGCTACTCAGTGGGTCTCAATGAGGTGGAGGACCACATCAAGAACTACCG ccCTCAATGCCTGGTGCTCACGGGGCCCCCCAACTTCCGCCCAGCCCTGGTGGACTTTGTGGGTACCTTCACCCGAAACCTCAGCCTGATGATCTGTGGCCACGTGCTCATT GGACCCCACAAACAGAGGATGCCTGAGCTCCAGCTCATCGCCAACGGGCATACCAGGTGGCTGAACAAGAGGAAGATCAAGGCCTTCTACTCCGACGTCATTGCCGAGGACCTCCGCAGTGGTGTCCAGATTCTCATGCAG gCCGCAGGTATAGGGAGAATGAAGCCCAACATCCTGGTGGTCGGATTCAAGAAGAACTGGCAGTCAGCTCACCCGGCCACAGTGGAAGACTACATCGGCATTCTGCA TGATGCTTTTGATTTCAACTATGGTGTGTGTGTCATGAGGATGCGTGAGGGGCTTAACATCTCCAAGGTGATGCAGGCGCACA TTAACCCTGTATTTGACCCAGCGGAGGACGGCAAGGAAGCCAGcaccggcagggccaggtcatcTGTCTCTGGCACAT TGGATCCCGAGGCCCTGGTGTGGGAGGAGCAGGCCAGCACCATCTTCCAATCAGAGCAGGGCAAGAAGACCATTGACATCTACTGGCTGTTCGATGATGGAG GCCTCACCCTCCTCATCCCGTATCTCCTCGGTCGCAAGAAGAGATGGAGCAAATGCAAGATCCGCGTGTTCGTGGGAGGCCAGATCAACAGGATGGACCAGGAGAGAAAGGC AATCATTTCTCTGCTGAGCAAGTTCCGGCTGGGATTCCACGAAGTTCACGTCCTTCCTGACATCAACCAGAAGCCGCGGGCTGAGCA
- the SLC12A3 gene encoding solute carrier family 12 member 3 isoform X1 encodes MGPQVIRVPHLGSLIGSLRVLLLHTPSWGLAADVCCPQTQKSLSRTQGLCVPPFSAEPAQAPSPRPGCYLGDQLVSRTLVGTCSVFHPIQGPCSPAVAGLGRPPGLLPALGPAYKTTLCVPTDPGPLPTPRATMAELPVSETPRDPALCSGRFTISTLLGGDEPPPPAAYDNSHPSHLTHGSTFYMRTFGYNTIDVVPAYEHYANSTLPGEPRKVRPTLADLHSFLKQEGSHLHALAFDSRPNREMTDGLVEDETGTNGEKNPEEPVRFGWVKGVMIRCMLNIWGVILYLRLPWITAQAGIVLTWIIILLSVMVTSITGLSISAISTNGKVKSGGTYFLISRSLGPELGGSIGLIFAFANAVGVAMHTVGFAETVRDLLQEYGSPIVDPTNDIRIIGVVTVTVLLAISLAGMEWESKAQVLFFLVIMVSFANYLVGTLIPPSEDKASKGFFSYRGDIFVQNLVPDWRGMDGSFFGMFSIFFPSATGILAGANISGDLKDPAVAIPKGTLMAIFWTTVSYLAISATIGACVVRDASGVLNDTVTPGSGACEGLACGYGWNFTECTQQHSCRYGLINYYQTMSMVSGFAPLITAGIFGATLSSALACLVSAAKVFQCLCLDQLYPLIGFFGKGYGKNKEPVRGYLLAYAIAVAFIIIAELNTIAPIISNFFLCSYALINFSCFHASITNSPGWRPSFRYYSKWAALFGAVISVVIMFLLTWWAALIAIGVVLFLLLYVIYKKPEVNWGSSVQAGSYNLALSYSVGLNEVEDHIKNYRPQCLVLTGPPNFRPALVDFVGTFTRNLSLMICGHVLIGPHKQRMPELQLIANGHTRWLNKRKIKAFYSDVIAEDLRSGVQILMQAAGIGRMKPNILVVGFKKNWQSAHPATVEDYIGILHDAFDFNYGVCVMRMREGLNISKVMQAHINPVFDPAEDGKEASTGRARSSVSGTLDPEALVWEEQASTIFQSEQGKKTIDIYWLFDDGGLTLLIPYLLGRKKRWSKCKIRVFVGGQINRMDQERKAIISLLSKFRLGFHEVHVLPDINQKPRAEHIKRFEDMIAPFRLNDGFKDEATVTEMRQDCPWKISDEEINKNRIKSLRQVRLNEILLDYSRDAGLVIITLPVGRKGECPSSLYMAWLETLSQDLRPPVVLIRGNQENVLTFYCQ; translated from the exons ATGGGTCCTCAGGTCATCAGGGTCCCTCATCTAGGGTCCCTCATAGGGTCCCTAAGGGTCCTCTTGCTGCATACTCCTTCCTGGGGTTTGGCTGCAGATGTCTGTTGCCCCCAGACTCAGAAGAGCCTCTCTAGGACACAGGGGCTGTGTGTGCCACCCTTCTCCGCTGAGCCAGCCCAGGCTCCCAGTCCAAGGCCAGGCTGCTATCTCGGTGATCAGTTGGTAAGCAGGACATTAGTGGGCACGTGCTCTGTCTTCCACCCCATTCAGGGACCTTGCTCACCAGCCGTGGCTGGTTTGGGCCGacctcctggcctcctccctgctctgggcccagcCTATAAAACCACCCTGTGTGTCCCCACTGACCCTGGCCCCCTCCCGACACCCAGAGCCACTATGGCAGAGCTGCCAGTGTCGGAGACACCCAGGGACCCTGCTCTGTGCAGTGGGCGCTTCACCATCAGCACGTTGCTGGGGGGTGATGAGCCCCCACCACCGGCTGCCTATGACAACAGCCACCCCAGCCACCTGACCCATGGCAGCACCTTCTACATGCGCACCTTTGGCTACAACACTATCGACGTGGTGCCTGCCTACGAGCACTATGCCAACAGCACCCTGCCCGGTGAGCCTCGTAAGGTCCGGCCCACGCTGGCCGATCTGCATTCCTTCCTCAAG CAGGAAGGCAGCCACCTGCACGCCCTGGCCTTTGACAGCCGGCCCAACCGTGAGATGACTGATGGGCTGGTGGAGGATGAGACAGGCACCAATGGCGAGAAGAACCCTGAGGAGCCCGTGCGCTTTGGCTGGGTCAAGGGAGTGATG atcCGTTGCATGCTCAATATCTGGGGTGTGATCCTCTACCTGCGGCTCCCCTGGATCACGGCCCAGGCGGGCATTG TCCTGACCTGGATCATCATCCTGCTCTCAGTCATGGTGACCTCCATCACTGGCCTCTCCATCTCGGCCATCTCCACCAATGGCAAAGTCAAGTCAG GTGGTACCTACTTCCTCATCTCCCGGAGTCTTGGCCCAGAGCTTGGGGGCTCCATCGGCCTCATTTTTGCTTTCGCCAACGCTGTGGGTGTGGCCATGCACACTGTGGGCTTCGCAGAGACAGTGCGGGACCTGCTCCAG gagtaTGGCTCACCCATCGTGGACCCCACCAATGACATCCGCATCATCGGCGTGGTCACCGTCACTGTGCTGCTGGCCATCTCCCTGGCTGGCATGGAGTGGGAGTCCAAG GCCCAGGTGCTCTTCTTCCTCGTCATCATGGTCTCTTTTGCCAACTACCTGGTGGGGACGCTGATCCCCCCATCCGAGGACAAGGCCTCCAAAGGCTTCTTCAGCTACCGGG GGGACATTTTTGTCCAGAACCTGGTGCCTGACTGGCGGGGCATGGACGGCAGCTTCTTTGGGATGTTCTCCATCTTCTTCCCTTCAGCCACGGGCATCCTTGCAGGAGCCAACATCTCCGGGGACCTCAAG gacccTGCTGTAGCCATCCCCAAGGGAACGCTCATGGCCATTTTCTGGACCACTGTCTCCTACCTGGCCATCTCGGCCACCATTG gtGCCTGTGTGGTTCGCGACGCCTCCGGGGTCCTGAATGACACGGTGACTCCTGGCTCGGGGGCCTGCGAGGGGCTGGCCTGTGGCTACGGCTGGAACTTTACCGAGTGCACCCAGCAGCACAGCTGCCGCTATGGCCTCATCAACTACTACCAG ACCATGAGCATGGTGTCAGGCTTTGCACCCCTGATCACCGCTGGCATCTTTGGGGCCACCCTCTCCTCAGCCCTGGCCTGTCTCGTCTCTGCCGCCAAAGTCTTCCAG TGCCTGTGTTTGGACCAGCTATACCCACTGATCGGCTTCTTCGGCAAAGGCTACGGCAAGAACAAGGAGCCAGTGCGCGGCTACCTGCTGGCCTACGCCATCGCTGTAGCCTTCATCATCATCG CTGAGCTCAACACCATCGCCCCCATCATCTCCAACTTCTTCCTGTGCTCCTACGCCCTCATCAACTTCAGCTGCTTCCATGCCTCCATCACCAACTCACCTG GGTGGAGACCCTCATTCCGATACTACAGCAAGTGGGCAGCACTGTTTGGAGCGGTCATCTCCGTGGTCATCATGTTCCTTCTCACCTGGTGGGCGGCCCTCATTGCCATCGGCGtcgtcctcttcctcctgctctacGTGATTTACAAGAAGCCAG AGGTGAACTGGGGCTCCTCGGTACAGGCCGGCTCCTACAACCTGGCCCTGAGCTACTCAGTGGGTCTCAATGAGGTGGAGGACCACATCAAGAACTACCG ccCTCAATGCCTGGTGCTCACGGGGCCCCCCAACTTCCGCCCAGCCCTGGTGGACTTTGTGGGTACCTTCACCCGAAACCTCAGCCTGATGATCTGTGGCCACGTGCTCATT GGACCCCACAAACAGAGGATGCCTGAGCTCCAGCTCATCGCCAACGGGCATACCAGGTGGCTGAACAAGAGGAAGATCAAGGCCTTCTACTCCGACGTCATTGCCGAGGACCTCCGCAGTGGTGTCCAGATTCTCATGCAG gCCGCAGGTATAGGGAGAATGAAGCCCAACATCCTGGTGGTCGGATTCAAGAAGAACTGGCAGTCAGCTCACCCGGCCACAGTGGAAGACTACATCGGCATTCTGCA TGATGCTTTTGATTTCAACTATGGTGTGTGTGTCATGAGGATGCGTGAGGGGCTTAACATCTCCAAGGTGATGCAGGCGCACA TTAACCCTGTATTTGACCCAGCGGAGGACGGCAAGGAAGCCAGcaccggcagggccaggtcatcTGTCTCTGGCACAT TGGATCCCGAGGCCCTGGTGTGGGAGGAGCAGGCCAGCACCATCTTCCAATCAGAGCAGGGCAAGAAGACCATTGACATCTACTGGCTGTTCGATGATGGAG GCCTCACCCTCCTCATCCCGTATCTCCTCGGTCGCAAGAAGAGATGGAGCAAATGCAAGATCCGCGTGTTCGTGGGAGGCCAGATCAACAGGATGGACCAGGAGAGAAAGGC AATCATTTCTCTGCTGAGCAAGTTCCGGCTGGGATTCCACGAAGTTCACGTCCTTCCTGACATCAACCAGAAGCCGCGGGCTGAGCA